Part of the Solwaraspora sp. WMMA2065 genome is shown below.
TCAGCTGGTGTTCGGTGGGCCGGCGAAGACGGACGGGCAGTTGGCGGCGGCGGTGGCGGCGGGTGCGGTGGTGAACGTGGAGAGTGTGTTGGAGTTGCGGCGGCTGGATCTGGTGGCGCGGGCGGCGGGGGTGTCGGCGGTGGCGGCGCTGCGGGTGAACCGGCCGGGTGGCGGGTTGGTGGGCAGTCACCGGATGGCGGGCGCGGCGACGCAGTTCGGGGTGGATGAGGCGGAGTTGGGTGCGGTGGTGGAGGTGGCGGCGGGGTTGCCGGGGGTGCGGCTGGTGGGGTTCAGTTTGCACGCGGTGTCGAACAACGTGGACGCGGTGGCGCATGCGGGGTTCGTGGTGGATGCGGTGGGCTGGGCGGTGGCGGCGGCGCGGCGGTTGGGGGTGGGGTTGGAGTACGTGAACGTGGGCGGCGGGTTCGGGGTGGACTACCGGGGTGGGCGGCGGTTCGACGTGGCGGCGCTGCGGGCCGGGTTGGCGGGGTTGGCGGTGCCGTCGGGGGTGCGGCTGGTGTTCGAGCCGGGTCGGCTGCTGGTGGCGGACGCCGGCTGGTATGTGACGCAGGTGGTGGATCTGAAACGGACGCAGGGCCGGTGGTTCGCGGTGGTGCGGGGCGGTACGCACCATTTCCGGTTGCCGGCGGCGTGGGGGTACGACCATCCGTTCGGGGTGGTGCCGGTGGACCGGTGGCCGTACCCGTTCGCCCGGCCGCAGGTGGCGCAGGTGGCGGTGGATGTGGCCGGTGAGTTGTGTACGCCGCGCGATGTGCTGTGCCGGGGGCAGGTGGTGGGGCGGCTGCGGGTGGGCGACGTGGTGGTGTTCGGCCGGGCCGGCGCGTACGGGTGGGACATTTCGCATCATGATTTCCTGCGGCATCCGTACCCGCGGATGGTGGTGGTGTGACGGTGCCGGCCGCCCACGGTCGAGCCGGCGCCGGGGTCGGGCCGGGGGTCAGCGGCGGGCCCAGTGGGCGGCGCGGATCTCACGCAGCGCCCGGCGGCGGGTGTCGCCGCGCAGGGTGTCGACGTAGAGGCGGCCGTCGAGGTGGTCGGTTTCGTGTTGCAGGGCGCGGGCGAGGAATCCGCTGCCGGTGACGGTGACGGGTTGGCCGTGCTGGTCGACGCCGTGGACGGTGGCGTGGCGGGCGCGGGTGGTCGGGAAGTACAGGCCGGGGATGGACAGGCAGCCTTCGTCGTCGGTGTCGGTGTCGTCGGGTGACAGGGCGCCGGCGGGTGGTTCGAGCCGGGGGTTGACGACGTGGCCGCGGTGGCCGTCGGCGTCGTAGACGAACACGCGGGCGCTGACGCCGATCTGCGGGGCGGCGACGCCGGCGCGACCGGGGGCGCCGAGCAGGGTGTCCATCAGGTCGGTGACCAGTGCGCGCAGGGTGTCGTCGAAGTCGGTGACCGGTTCGGCGGGGGTGCGCAGCACGGCGTCGCCGATGATCCGGATCGGGCGCATGGTCATGGCGGTCAGGCTACCCGGGGCGTGGCGCGGGTGGCGGGCGGCGGGCCGGGTGTGCGGATGGTGGAGTTCGTCGGAGCCGGCGGCGGGTGGCGGCCGGGGCCTAGGATGTGTGGGAGCGTTTCCACGCCGACCGGTCGGACATGCATCGGCCGAAGGGAGGATTCTTGGTCCCGCAGGCCGTCACCTGCCCGGAACGGTGTCGTTCGGCTTGGTAACGTTCATCACTGGTCATGTGAACCATGACACAGCACCCCCCACAGTTCCCGGAGATCCCGATGTGCCAGCACCAACCGATCTGTCCCTCGGCTGACGCCGTCGACCGGGAAGCGGCCCGCGTCGTCGCCTGCTTCCGCGAACAGGGCTGGAGCCTGCTCTGCAACGGTGTCATCGTTTTCGAGGACACCGGCGAGCTGCTTCCCGACGGCAGCAGCATCGCCCCGCACCGCGGCCCCGCCCGGCACGCCCTCGCCGCCTGACCGGCCGGGGCCACCGCAGGCTCACCGTCGAGCCGACCCGACCCGTACTCAGCCGGCGGCGAACGCCTCCGGCGGAGGACACGCGCACACCAGATTCCGGTCACCGTAGGCGCTGTCGACCCGCCGCACCGGCGGCCAGTACTTCCCGGCCCGCTGCCCCGGCCCCGCCGGGTACGCCGCCACCGACCGCGGGTACGGCAGCACCCACTCGTCGGCGGTGACCAGCGCCGCCGAGTGCGGTGCCTGCCGCAACGGGCTGTCCGCCACCGGCCACCGGCCCGCCGCGACGTCGTCGATCTCCGACCGGATCGCGATCATCGCGTCGCAGAACCGGTCCAGCTCGGCCAGGTCCTCACTCTCGGTCGGCTCCACCATCAGCGTGCCGGACACCGGGAACGACATCGTCGGCGCGTGGAACCCGTAGTCGATCAACCGTTTCGCCACGTCCTCGACGGTCACCCCGGTTGCCCGGGTCAACGCCCGCAGGTCCAGCACACACTCGTGCGCCACCAGGCCCTTGTTGCCGGCGTACAGGACCGGGAAATGCGGCCGCAGCCGCGCCGCCACATAGTTGGCCGCCAGCACCGCCGCCCCGGTGGCCCGCACCAGCCCGTCGGCACCCATCAGCCGCAGATACGCCCACGGGATCGGCAGAATCCCGGCCGAACCGTACCGGGCGCCCGACACCACCGGCCGGTCGGCATCGTCGCCGCCGACCGGATCACCCGGCAGGAACGGCGCCAGATGCGCCCGCACCGCGACCGGCCCCACCCCCGGCCCGCCGCCGCCGTGCGGAATGCAGAACGTCTTGTGCAGGTTCAGGTGCGACACGTCCGCCCCGAACCGGCCCGGCCGGGCGAACCCCAGCAACGCGTTCAGGTTCGCCCCGTCGACGTACACCTGCCCGCCGGCGTCGTGCACCCGGGCACACAACTCGGCGATGCCGTCCTCGTACACGCCGTGCGTCGACGGATACGTCACCATCATCGCCGCCAGGTCGTCCCGGTGTACGGCGATCAGCCGCGCCGCGTCGTCGACATCGACGTTGCCGTCGGCGTCGCAGCCGACCACCACCACCCGCATGCCCGCCATCACCGCGCTCGCCGCGTTCGTGCCGTGCGCCGACGACGGAATCAGGCACACGACCCGGCGCGCCTGCCCCCGCGACCGGTGGAAGCCGCGGATCGCCAACAGCCCGGCCAGCTCCCCCTGCGACCCGGCGTTGGGCTGCACACTGACCGCGTCGTAGCCGGTCACCTCCGCCAGCCAACGCTCCAACTCGCCGATCAACCGCCGGTACCCGGCCGTCTGCCCGGCCGGCGCCAGCGGGTGCACGTCGGCGAACCCCGGCCAACTGACCGGCTCCATCTGCACCGCCGCGTTCAACTTCATCGTGCACGACCCCAACGGGATCATCCCCCGGTCCAGGGCGTAGTCGAGGTCCGCGAGCCGCCGCAGATACCGCAGCATCGCCGTCTCGCTGCGGTACGCGTGGAACACCTCATGGGTGAGGAACTCACCGGTGCGCCGCCACTCGGCCGGAAGCAGCGCCGGCGTCTCCCCCGCGTACCCGGCCACCCCGAACGCCGCCCACACCACCGCCAGATGCTCCTCGGTGGTGGTCTCGTCACACGCCACCGCCACCGTGTCGGCGTCCACCAGCCGCAGGTTCACCCCCCGGTCCGCCGCCCGCGCCACCACCGCAGCGGCCCCACCCGGCACCGCCGCGGTCACCGTGTCGAACAACGGCCCGTCCGCCACCGTGACCCCGCCGTCGGCCAGACCGGCCCGCAACCGGGCCGCCATCGCATGGGTACGCTGCGCGATCGCCGTCAACCCCTGCGGGCCGTGGTACACCGCGTACATGGCGGCCATGACCGCCAGCAGCACCTGCGCCGTGCAGATGTTGCTGGTCGCCCGCTCCCGGCGGATGTGCTGTTCCCGGGTCTGCAACGCCAGCCGGTACGCCCGGTCACCGGCCACGTCCCGGGACACCCCGACCAGCCGTCCCGGCAGCATCCGTTCCAGACCGGAACGCACCGCCAGGTAGCCGGCGTGCGGACCGCCGAAGCCCATCGGCACCCCGAACCGTTGCGTGGTGCCGACCGCCACGTCCGCACCGTACGCCCCCGGCGGGCGCAGCAGCGTCAACGCCAACAGGTCCGCCGCCACCGTCACCAGCGCCCCGGCGGCGTGCGCCGCCGCCACCACCGGGGCGTCGTCACGCAGCCGCCCCGACACGCCCGGGAACTGCAGGTGCAGCCCGAAGAACTCGTCCGGCAGGCCGGCCTGCACGTCACACACCCGGACCTGCACGCCCAGCGGCTCCGCCCGGGTCCGCAGCACCGCCACCGTCTGCGGCAACGTGTCGGCGTCCACCACGTACACGTCGCTACGTGCCTTCGACGCCCGCCGCGCCAACGTCATCGCCTCCGCCGCAGCGGTCGCCTCATCGAGCATCGACGCGTTCGCCGTGGCCAGCCCGGTCAGATCCGACACCATCGTCTGGAACGTCAGCAGCGCCTGCAACCGGCCCTGGCTGATCTCCGGCTGGTACGGGGTGTAGGCGGTGTACCAGGCGGGATTCTCCAGCACGTTGCGGCGAATCACCGCCGGCGTGTGGGTGCCGTGGTAGCCGGCGCCGATCATCGACACCGCCGCCGTGTTCGCGTCGGCCAGCCGCCGCAACGCGGCCGTCACCTCCGGCTCGCTGGCCGGTTCCGGCAGGTCCAGCCGGCCCCGCCAGCGGATCACCTCGGGAATGGCGGCGTCCATCAGGTCAGCGATGCTGGCGTACCCGACGACATCCAGCATCCGCTGCTGGGCGACCGGATCGATGCCGACGTGGCGGTCGACGAACAAGGACGAGGCACTCACCAGGCGGCTCCCGGGACGAGGTCGGCAGGCAACCTCCCCCTCTGTCGGCGCCGCCGCCTCCAGAGTCGCCAACCCGCGTGGTCCTTCTGCCTGAGAGGTTCCGGGGAGGATTTGCCCCTTCGGCGCCGCCCACCGGGTAGCGGACGGTCTCTCCCACACGGGATGTACGGCGGTCTCCACGCTACCGGCAGCACCCGCCCTACGGGGCGGGGCGGTGACGTCGATCACGAAGCCCGCCCCGACCGCTGCCGCTGCACCGCCGCGCGGGTTCAGCCGGCGCGTCGCCGCGCCCGCCGCGCCGCCAACTCGTCGCCCCCGGCCACCGGAGCCACCACCTCCGGCTCGGAAGTTACCGCCGGCTCCGCCGGAAGCTGCGACAACGACCCCTGAATCTCCTTGAACGCCCCGCCGATCGCGATGCCGAACACACCCTGGCCGCCCTGCAACAGGTCGACGACCTCCTCAGGGGAACGGCACTCGTACACCGTCGTCCCGTCCGATATCAGGGTGATCCCCGCCAGGTCCCCGACCCCGCGCGACCGCAACGTCTCGATCGCCTTGCGGATGTTCTGCAGCGACACACCGGCGTCCAGCAGCCGCTTGACCACCTTCAACACCACCAGATCGCGGAACGAGTACAGCCGCTGCGAACCCGAACCTGACGCGTCACGCACGCTCGGCACCACCAGCGTCGTCCGCGCCCAATAGTCCAACTGCCGGTAACTGATCCCCACCGCGTGGCAGGCGGTCACTCCGCGATAGCCGACGGCGTCGGCGTCCGAACCGGCCCCGTCCACATCATCAGACGACCCCGGCTCCGGCTCTCGCTGTGCGGGCATACGGAAACCTCCCCGTCAGTGCGGCCCACACCAGGACGGAACATGAGCCGATCGACAGGACCAGCGTAACGCCGGCAGAGGGCCGTACCAGGCAACCCGGGCCGCGACACGCCGCGTGCGGGCGACCACGCCACGGGCATGACACCCGCTGGCGGCGGTCAGCCCGCGAAATCCTCCGGACGCACCTGATCCAGGAACTCCCGGAACTTCTCGACCTCGTCCTCCTGCTCATCCGGAATCAGGATGCCCGCCTCGGACAGCACCTGCTCAGCACAACGAATCGGAGCACCGACCCGCAACGCCAACGCGATCGAATCGCTCGGCCGCGCCGAAACCCGCACACTGTCACCGATGACCAGGTCCGCGTAGAAGACGTTGTCCTTCAACTCGGTGATCTCCACCGCCTGCAGCGGTGCCCGCACTGCGGCCAACACGTCCCGCAACAGATCATGCGTCAACGGCCGCGCCGGCTTCACGCCCTGCTGCTCGTACGCGATCGCCGTGGCCTCCACCGCACCGATCCAGATCGGCAGGTAGCGGTCCCCGTCCACCTCACGCAGCAGCACGATCGGCTGGTTGGTGGGCAACTCCACCCGCACCCCGACCACGCTCAGCTCACGCACCGCCGCCTCCGTGTCGTCGTCACCAAACCCGCTCCGGCCCTCCCTGCACGGTACACGGACCACAGCGCCACCGTCCGGTCCCGCCAGTCACCTCACCGGCCGAGCGCCTCCCGCAGACCCGCCCGCACCAGCGCCGCGTGAAGCTGCTGCGACAACCCGATCAGCTCCCGCGCCGTCTCCGCCGCCCGAGCCCGGGCAGCCGGATCACTCTGCCGCGCCAACGGCGCCACCAGCTGGGCGAACAAACCCGACTCGCGGTCCGCAGCCGCCCGCACCGCCCGCAGATGGCGCACCTCGAGGCCATGCCTCAGCAGCCCCGCCACCGCCGTGGCGATCACCAGCGCATCCGCGTCGTACCAGCCAGGCGCCACCGCGACCACCAGCCCCAGCCGCTCCACCTCAGCCAACGTCGCCGACTCGAGACCACTTCGGGACAGCAGGTCCGTACGGCTCAGCCGGGACTGCGCCGGCTGAGCCTGCGCCGGCACCGGCGACCGGCCCGGCACCTCACCGGACGGACCGACCGCCACCAACGTCGGACGCGACCGGCCCGCCGCCGACTCGGCGTCCCGCGCCGCCAACTGCTCACGGATCACCCGCAGCGGAAGATACTGGTCCCGCTGCGCCGTCAGGACGAAACGCAACCGGTCCAGATCGTCCCAGCTGTACTTGCGGTAACCCGACGGCGTCCGCTGCGGCTCCACCAGGCCCTCGGCCTCCAGGAACCGCAACTTCGAAATCGTCGTGTCCGGAAACTCCGGGCGAAGCTGGGCCAGCACCTCGCCGATACTCATCAACGACGAACCGGCCACGTCCTCCCGGGCCGCCGCCTGCTCACTCACCACGACACCCCCGGCTCACCGACCGGCGTCAGCCACACACCGCGCACGAAGCCACCTCCGTCCGCGCCCCGGACCTCAACCGCGGCCGGCCTCCTCGTCCGGCCGCGGACCGGCGATGAAGACCAGCCGGAACTTCCCGATCTGGACCTCGTCACCGTTGCTCAGGGTCGCCGCCTCCACCCGCTCACGATTGA
Proteins encoded:
- a CDS encoding MerR family transcriptional regulator codes for the protein MPAQREPEPGSSDDVDGAGSDADAVGYRGVTACHAVGISYRQLDYWARTTLVVPSVRDASGSGSQRLYSFRDLVVLKVVKRLLDAGVSLQNIRKAIETLRSRGVGDLAGITLISDGTTVYECRSPEEVVDLLQGGQGVFGIAIGGAFKEIQGSLSQLPAEPAVTSEPEVVAPVAGGDELAARRARRRAG
- a CDS encoding bifunctional nuclease family protein; this encodes MRELSVVGVRVELPTNQPIVLLREVDGDRYLPIWIGAVEATAIAYEQQGVKPARPLTHDLLRDVLAAVRAPLQAVEITELKDNVFYADLVIGDSVRVSARPSDSIALALRVGAPIRCAEQVLSEAGILIPDEQEDEVEKFREFLDQVRPEDFAG
- a CDS encoding MerR family transcriptional regulator: MSIGEVLAQLRPEFPDTTISKLRFLEAEGLVEPQRTPSGYRKYSWDDLDRLRFVLTAQRDQYLPLRVIREQLAARDAESAAGRSRPTLVAVGPSGEVPGRSPVPAQAQPAQSRLSRTDLLSRSGLESATLAEVERLGLVVAVAPGWYDADALVIATAVAGLLRHGLEVRHLRAVRAAADRESGLFAQLVAPLARQSDPAARARAAETARELIGLSQQLHAALVRAGLREALGR
- a CDS encoding DUF5999 family protein, which gives rise to MCQHQPICPSADAVDREAARVVACFREQGWSLLCNGVIVFEDTGELLPDGSSIAPHRGPARHALAA
- a CDS encoding peptide deformylase, which translates into the protein MTMRPIRIIGDAVLRTPAEPVTDFDDTLRALVTDLMDTLLGAPGRAGVAAPQIGVSARVFVYDADGHRGHVVNPRLEPPAGALSPDDTDTDDEGCLSIPGLYFPTTRARHATVHGVDQHGQPVTVTGSGFLARALQHETDHLDGRLYVDTLRGDTRRRALREIRAAHWARR
- a CDS encoding alanine racemase, translated to MTGVVVPPRVAAVVAELAAGDEPVCAYVYDRAVLRAMAARLRAALPAGSVLLYAMKANGHPAVVAELAAAVDGVEVASGGELAAAVAAGAGQLVFGGPAKTDGQLAAAVAAGAVVNVESVLELRRLDLVARAAGVSAVAALRVNRPGGGLVGSHRMAGAATQFGVDEAELGAVVEVAAGLPGVRLVGFSLHAVSNNVDAVAHAGFVVDAVGWAVAAARRLGVGLEYVNVGGGFGVDYRGGRRFDVAALRAGLAGLAVPSGVRLVFEPGRLLVADAGWYVTQVVDLKRTQGRWFAVVRGGTHHFRLPAAWGYDHPFGVVPVDRWPYPFARPQVAQVAVDVAGELCTPRDVLCRGQVVGRLRVGDVVVFGRAGAYGWDISHHDFLRHPYPRMVVV
- the gcvP gene encoding aminomethyl-transferring glycine dehydrogenase produces the protein MSASSLFVDRHVGIDPVAQQRMLDVVGYASIADLMDAAIPEVIRWRGRLDLPEPASEPEVTAALRRLADANTAAVSMIGAGYHGTHTPAVIRRNVLENPAWYTAYTPYQPEISQGRLQALLTFQTMVSDLTGLATANASMLDEATAAAEAMTLARRASKARSDVYVVDADTLPQTVAVLRTRAEPLGVQVRVCDVQAGLPDEFFGLHLQFPGVSGRLRDDAPVVAAAHAAGALVTVAADLLALTLLRPPGAYGADVAVGTTQRFGVPMGFGGPHAGYLAVRSGLERMLPGRLVGVSRDVAGDRAYRLALQTREQHIRRERATSNICTAQVLLAVMAAMYAVYHGPQGLTAIAQRTHAMAARLRAGLADGGVTVADGPLFDTVTAAVPGGAAAVVARAADRGVNLRLVDADTVAVACDETTTEEHLAVVWAAFGVAGYAGETPALLPAEWRRTGEFLTHEVFHAYRSETAMLRYLRRLADLDYALDRGMIPLGSCTMKLNAAVQMEPVSWPGFADVHPLAPAGQTAGYRRLIGELERWLAEVTGYDAVSVQPNAGSQGELAGLLAIRGFHRSRGQARRVVCLIPSSAHGTNAASAVMAGMRVVVVGCDADGNVDVDDAARLIAVHRDDLAAMMVTYPSTHGVYEDGIAELCARVHDAGGQVYVDGANLNALLGFARPGRFGADVSHLNLHKTFCIPHGGGGPGVGPVAVRAHLAPFLPGDPVGGDDADRPVVSGARYGSAGILPIPWAYLRLMGADGLVRATGAAVLAANYVAARLRPHFPVLYAGNKGLVAHECVLDLRALTRATGVTVEDVAKRLIDYGFHAPTMSFPVSGTLMVEPTESEDLAELDRFCDAMIAIRSEIDDVAAGRWPVADSPLRQAPHSAALVTADEWVLPYPRSVAAYPAGPGQRAGKYWPPVRRVDSAYGDRNLVCACPPPEAFAAG